CTCTTTCTATGATTAAACCAAATTGCCTTCCAATTCGCAGCTTTCGCTCCTACCACATCATTTTCAAACGAATCTCCTAGATAACAAATATCTTCGCCTGACATCCCCAAACGTTCTTCCATTAGTTGAAAAATAGCAGGATTTGGCTTTGTGATACCAACTTGTCCAGAAATAAGGACATGTTCTAGCTCAAACCAATTAACTAACCCCATCGTGCGTATCTTTCTCAACTGATGTCTATAAGGTCCATTCGTAATAATCCCCATTGCAATTCCTTGCGCCTGGCACCACGAAAATATTTCTAGAAACACTGGACTGAGCTCTATCTGCCCTTGAAAATAATCATAATCTATTTGAATAGCTAAGGCTGTTGCATCAGACACCTGATACTCAAAATCTGCCAAAGCATGTTTCATCCGATAAATATGACTGTCTTTCAGACTCATCTTTCCAGTTGCTGTCGCTTCAAATACTTCATCCGCATATCTGCGAAAGGAAAGGTAGAGTGGTTCAATTTGCTCCCTTGCTACTTCAATATGTCTTTCCAAAGCACGTTCAAACGGTTGAATCTGATCATAAAGCGTATCATCTACATCAAAAATTAAGGCTTTCATGAGTCAATTATAGCAAAAAATTCCAGCCAAAGCTTGGAATTTTTAACTGCTTATTACACCTTTGCTTGAATCTCATGCATTTGAGCATATACTCCACCACGTGCAACCAATTCTTCATGTTTCCCATGTTCAATAATTCGACCTTGATCTAAGACAAGAATCTGGTCTGCATTTTGAATGGTAGAAAGTCGGTGAGCAATAATAAAGGTTGTCCGACCTTCTTTTACCACTTCCATGGCATGTTGGATAATTTCTTCCGTCTCCGTATCAATATGAGAAGTTGCTTCATCCAATATCAGAATTTTAGGATC
This region of Streptococcus suis genomic DNA includes:
- a CDS encoding HAD family hydrolase yields the protein MKALIFDVDDTLYDQIQPFERALERHIEVAREQIEPLYLSFRRYADEVFEATATGKMSLKDSHIYRMKHALADFEYQVSDATALAIQIDYDYFQGQIELSPVFLEIFSWCQAQGIAMGIITNGPYRHQLRKIRTMGLVNWFELEHVLISGQVGITKPNPAIFQLMEERLGMSGEDICYLGDSFENDVVGAKAANWKAIWFNHRKRVEPIAPYQADKVVIDWDELVEVIQSF